The DNA region ACCACGACACCGCTCGCGGTGGAGGCCACCGGCCTCGTGAAGACCTTCGGGACGAACCGCGCAGTGGACGGTGTCGACCTCCGTGTGGAGGCCGGCACGGTCTACGGCGTGCTCGGTCCCAACGGCGCCGGCAAGACCACCACCATCTCCATGCTCGCGACCCTGCTCAAGGCGGACGGCGGCGAGGCCCGGATCTTCGGGCACGACGTCCGGCGCGAGGCGCAGACCGTCCGCACGCTGATCGGGGTGACGGGCCAGTACGCCAGCGTCGACGAGACCCTCAGCGCGACCGAGAACCTGGTGATCTTCGCGCGCCTGCTTGGGCTGTCCCGCGCGGATGCGAAGCGGAAGGCCGTGGAGCTGCTCGAACGCTTCGGGCTGACCGAGGCCGCGTCGCGCCCGCTCAAGGCCTTCTCCGGTGGCATGCGTCGCCGGCTCGACCTGGCTGCGAGCCTCATCGCGCAGCCGCCGCTGATCTTCCTCGACGAGCCGACCACGGGGCTCGACCCCCGGACCCGTGCGCAGATGTGGGACACCATCCGCGAGCTCGTGGCGACGGGTTCGACGGTGCTGCTGACGACGCAGTACCTGGACGAGGCGGACCAGCTCGCCGACCGCATCGCGGTCATCGACCACGGCAAGGTCGTCGCCGAGGGCACGAGCGACGAGCTGAAGGCCTCGATCGGCAGTTCGTCGTTGCAGCTCCGCCTGACCGATGCGCTCCGGCTCGACGCCGCGCGCACGATCGTCCGGAACACCCTCGGTGTCGACGCGGTGGCCAGCCCCGAGGGCTCGCGTCTCACCGCACCGATGTCGGACCCCGACCGCGTGACGGACCTGCTGGTGTCGTTCCGCGAGGCCGGCATCACCCTCGCCGAGATGAGCGTGCAGAAGCCCACCCTCGACGAGGTCTTCCTGACGATCACCGGCGCACCGGCGACCACCGACGACGACAACGACAACACCGACCGCGAACTCGCAGGGAGCATCGCATGACCACCATCACCACCACGGGCACCACTGCGCCCCGGATCACCCCGCGCCCCGGCGTCGGTGCGACCGGCCTCGGCGCCACCGTCCGGCAGTCGCTCACGATGGCGTACCGCGGCCTGATCAAGGTCCGGCGCACCCCGGAGCAGCTGTTCGACGTCACCCTGATGCCGATCATCTTCACCGTGATGTTCACGTACATCTTCGGTGGTGCGATCGCGGGTGACGTCGCGAGCTACCTGCCGATCATCATCCCCGGCATCCTGGTGCAGACGAACATCACGTCGTCGATCGTCACGGGCGTGCAGCTGCGCGAGGACATGGACAAGGGTGTCTTCGACCGCTTCAAGTCCCTGCCCATCGCCCGGATCGCCCCGCTCGCGGGTGCGCTGCTCGCCGACACCGTCCGGTACGCGATCGCCACGACGATCACCTTCACGGTCGGCATCATCATGGGTCTGCGTCCGGCCGGCGGTTTCGGTGCGGTCGTCCTGGCCGGGTTGCTGGTCATCGTCGTCGCGTGGGCGATCAGCTGGATCTTCGCCTACTTCGGCGTCGTCGCGCGGACGGCGTCGAGCGTCTCCGGCATCTCCAACATGGTGCTGTTCCCGCTGACGTTCCTGTCGAACGCGTTCGTGCCGGCGGACACCCTGCCGGACTGGCTGCGCTGGTTCTCCGAGGTGAACCCGATCTCGCACCTGATCACGGCGGTCCGCGAGCTCGTGAACCACGGCACGGTGGGCGTCGACCTCTGGATCAGCCTGCTCGGCGCAGCGGTCGTGGTCGCGGTGTTCGCGCCGCTGACGGTCCGCGCGTACATGCGGAAGGCCTGACGGGCGCCCATCAGCGCACGCGGAACCGCAGCTCCTCGAGCAGGAGCCGCGCCTGCGAGACGGCCTCGGCCCGGTTCGATCCGGCCGAGGCCGTCTCGGCGTCCGCCAGCACCGCGTCGCCGAGGGCGTCGGCCAGCACCGACCGCATCCGCGTGTGCGCGAGCACGCCGAAGTCCTGCCGCGAACCGAGTCGGGTCGCCAGCCCCCAGCAGCGAGCGGCGTGCTCCGGCTGTCCGTCACGGGCGGCGGCGAGCGCCAGCCCGAGCAGGGCGGTCCCGATCACGGGCAGGTCCAGCCACCACGGGTGGACGCGCAGCATCACGAGCGCACCGACACGCAGGCGTCTCGCGACCGCCACGTCGTCGACCGGGAGGCCCGGCGCGGCTCCGTCGGACCGGCGCACCGCCGCCTCGTCCCGCGCCGCGATCCGCGCCGAGCCCGCCATGAGCGTCCAGTGCGGCGTCTGCTTCCGCAGGGGCAGCACGGAGTCCCAGGCGCGGGCGTACTCCGCCGCCGCGTCGTCGAGGGCTCCTTCCCAGCGCGAGCACTCCGCACCGATGGCCATCGCGAGCACGCCGATCTGCACCCGGTCCTCGTCGAACCCGCCGCGGGCCTCGACCGGACGGTGCTGCAGGTCGTCGGCGACCTGCCGGGCACGCACGACGTCGCCGGTGCTCGCGGCGCAGAGGCCGACGGTCCAGCCGATCTCGTACAGGTCGTCGTCGGCCCCGAACCGTTCGAGTTGCTCGCGGGCGACCTCGGCGGACCGCAGTGCGTCGGCGTGCCGACCGGTCTGCGCCAGGAGCTGGGTCATGGTGACGGCGATCGACCCGGTGGTCCAGGCGTCGTCGCTCGACCGCGAGAGCGTCTCGGCGCGGGTCGCGTACCGCAGGGCGACGGCGGACTCCCCGTCGTTCTCGGCGAGCGGCGCGCTGAGCATGTTCGCCAGGCAGGCGACACCGGGCTCCGGGTCGTCGCGGTAGCGGGCGAGCAGGGCGTACCCGTCGGCCGGTCGCCCCAGGGTGAGGAGCAGTGCTGCCTGGGCGTCGAGCACCGCGAACCCGGTGGTGCCGTCGCGCATCACGCGGCGCAGGGTCGACACGGCCAGGGCTGCGGTGCGCTTGTCGCTGAACGCGGACGACCCGCCGGTGACGACGAGTCCGAGCACCGTCGCGGCACGGTCCTCGGCCGCCGGTCCGGTACGGCGCAGGACCGGGACCACCTCGGGGCCGAGAGCGACGACCTCACCGTGGGCCCCGCGCAGCGACCAGTAGCCGCCGAGAGCCGCGAACAGGTGCGCGACCGCCGCGGTGTCGTCGGCAGCGAGGCTCCAGCGGAGCAGCGTGACGAGGTTGTCGGATTCGCGGGCGACCTCGCGGAACCGCTCGAGCTGTGCAGAACCCGTGATCGTGAGCAGGTTGCGCTCGGCCGCGAACCCACGGCCCCAGCCGATCATGGCCGCACGGACGGCCTCGGTGGCGCCGCGGTCCCCCAGCCGGGCCGCACCGAACTCCCGCACCGTCTCGAGCAGCCGGTACCGCACGGGCTCGCCCTCGTGCTCGACGAGCTGCACGAGCGACTGCTCCACGAGCTCGGCGAGGTCGTCGAGTGCGTCCACCCGGCGGTCCGGAGCCGCGACGGCCTCGACGGCGTCGACCGCGAGCCCGTCCGGGAAGAGCGCCAGGCGTGTCAGCAGGTCCTGGGCCCCGTCGTCGAGCAGGCGCCAGCTCCACTCGATCACGGCGAGCAGGGTGCGGTGCCGCTCCGGGGCGCTCCGGTCACCGCCGCGCAGCAGCGCGAACCGGTCGTCCAGCCGGCGCTCGATCTCGTCGGCGCTCATCCCGCGGATGCGTGCGGCCGCGAGCTCGATGGCCAACGGTGACCCGTCGAGCCGCGTGCAGATCCGGCGCACCGCGTCCACCGGCAGCACGGCTCCGGGTCGTGCGGCCCGCGCCCGCTCGGTGAACAGCCGGACGGCCGCTCCGTCCGCCTCGACGGGCAGGGGCGCGAGGGGAGCCACGACCTCGCCGGCGATGGCGAGCGGCGCGCGTGACGTCGTCAGGATCCGCAGGGCGGGCACGGTCGCGAGCAGGTCCGCGGCGAAGGCGGCGACCTCCGCGACCAGGTGCTCGCAGTTGTCCAGGACGAGCACGGTCGGCCCGTCGGCGAGCGCGCGCACGACCCGGGTGCGCAGGTCGGCCGCGACGGCGTCCCGGAGCGAGCGAGTGGAGCGGAACTCGGCGATCCCGAGCAGCGCGCCGAGTGCCGGCACGATGTCGTCGGCCGTGGCGAGCGGTGCGAGTTCGAACACGACGACGCCCTGCGTCGGCGGCAGGCCGGCGGCGACCGCCTGCGCGAGGCGGGTCTTCCCCAGCCCACCCGCACCGAGGATCGTGACCAGCCGTCCGGCGGACAGCAGGTCCGAGACGGTGGCGAGGTCGGCCTCCCTCCCGACCAAGGTGTTCGGCGCAGCACGCAGGCCGACGCGGCGGACGGTGCCCGTGGCGGGGCCGGACCGGCGCAGCAACTCGGCGTTGAGGCGCACCAGGTCGGCCGAGGGGTCGGCGCCGAGTTCGTCGGCGAGGCGGTCACGGTGCGCCGCGAAGGCGGCGATGGCCTCGCTCGTGCGGCCGGCGGCGGCGAGGGCGCGCATCGAGCCGGCGACCGCGACCTCGTCGTAGGGGTTGGCGACGGCCTCTGCCGCCCAGAGTGCGGCGGCCTCGTCGGCGTCGCCCTCGTCGAGCAGGGCACCGCCGAGCGCGCGCCGGAGCGTCCGCCGGAGCGCTGCCGCTCGGTCCGCGAGTGCCGCGCCCAGGTCGCCGTCGACGTCGGCCCCCGGGTCACCACGCCAGAGGTCGAGGGCCGCACGGACCGCTGCCGGCTCCGTTTCGCCCACCGCACGCTCGGCACGGGCGAGGTCGACGTCCTCGGGGCCGCCGCCCAACGCGTACCCGGTGCTCGTCGACACCACGAGGCCGTCCGCCACGCTCCGGCGCAGTCGGGACACGAGCGTCTGCAGCGCTGCACGGGCACCCCGCGGCTGCACGTCCGGCCAGAGGTCGTCGATCAGCGACTCGGTGGTCAGGGCGTGGCCGCGCGCGAGCACCAGCGCCGTCAGGAACGCCCGAGCGAGCGCTCCGGGCACGGGCGCCTGCCGGCCGTCCGAACCCGTCACCGTGACCGGTCCGAGGACGGCGATGCGGGGCGGGACGGTCACGGTGCGAGTCTACGGAGCGCCGGTGTCACGGGGTCCTCGCGTCAGCCGCGCGGACGGTGGAACGCCGACGGCCCCGTGCGGGTGTCGAGGTTGTCCGTCGCACGACGCTCGGACTCCACGATGCCGCGGAGCGCCACGAGCGCGGACGCCGTCACCGCGACGTGCGACGGGTTCTCGCGCGAGGCGTCGAGCGCCTGCTCGAGTCGCTCGATCGCCTTGTCGCCTTCGTCCTCGGGGGACTCCCCGCGGATCACGCCGGCGAGCTGACGGATCGCCTCGGTGAGCGGTTCGGTGAACGCGGGGTCGGGACGGCCGAGGTTCGCGGACACCGGGCCCGACCGAGCGACGAGTTCGGTGAGGTCCGTCGTGTACCAGGCGACCCGTTCGAGCGCCCGGAAGCGCGCCCCGTCCTGCTGGAGCCGGGCCCGTGACCCGCGGAGCGCTCCGCGGGGGTTGATCTTCCGGCTCTCGTGGGCGACGGACACCCGCGCGCGCACGTCGGCGATCGCACGGTCGAGCTTGTCCTGCTGCCGGTTCCAGGCGTCCTCGTCGCGCTTGCCGCTCTCCAGCACGTGTGCGAGCCCCTCGAGGTGATCGGCCAACACGGCGTTCACCTCGTCGATCCGACGTTCGGCGTCCCAGAAGTGCAGCGGTGGGAACACCAGGAAGTTCACGAGCAGGCCGACGACGACGCCGACACCCATCTGCACCAGGTACCCGAACGAGTAGCCCTCGGCGTTCGCTCCGCCGACGAGCAGCACGAACAACGCCGCCGTCGACACCCAGGTGCTGCCCTCGCCGAGCACCCGGAACCCGCCGACGAGTACGCCGATGCCGACCGCCAGGGCCACGGCGAGGATCCCCGGGTCGCCCACGATCATCGTGAAGCCCGCGACGGCGATGCCGAGCAGGATGCCGACGAGCGTCTGGATGCCGTTGCGCAGCCCCGCGTAGACCGTCGTCTGCATCGCGACGATCGCCCCGAGCGGTGCGTAGTACGGGTAGTCGGACGCGACCCCGGGCACGTGCCTGGCGATGAACCAGGCCAGTGCCGCGGCGCCGGCTGCCTTGGCTGCGTGCAGCAGTCGCGGCTGCGTGCCGGACGTGCGGCTCCACCGCCACGCGCGGCGACCGACGCCCGCGATGTGTTGGAACTCCATGTGGTGACTCTCCCTGTCGGGCGGACACGCTACGGGGCACGCACTGGGAAGGCGACGGTCCTGCGTTCTCCGGACGTCGGGGTGGACGGCCGCCGCTCCCGAACGCGACGAAGCCCCCGCGACCTGGGTCGCGGGGGCTTCGTCGTGGTGATGCGGGGTCCTACTTGCTGTCGTCGCTCTTCTCGGCGGCGTCGGCCTCGACCTCGGCAGCAGCCTCGGTCTCGGTCTCCGACTCGACCGGAGCGGACTCCTCAGTCGTCTCGCTGTCCTCGACAGGCACCGTCTCGACCGGGGCTTCCTCGGTGGTCTCGTCGGCAGCCGCCTCCTCGACCGGAGCGGCGGCGGCCGGAGCCGCGGTGCGCTTCACCGGTGCGGGCGTGCCCGACACCGGCTCGAGGACGAGCTCGATCGACGCCAGCGGGGCGTTGTCGCCCTTGCGGAAGCCGAGCTTCGTGATGCGGGTGTAGCCGCCCTGACGGTCCTCGACCTGCGGGGCGATCTCCGTGAACAGCGTGTGCACGACGGACTTGTCGCGCAGGGTCGCGATGACCCGACGACGAGCGTGCAGGTCGCCGCGCTTCGCGAACGTGATGAGCCGCTCGGCAACCGGGCGGAGGCGCTTGGCCTTCGTCTCGGTGGTCGTGATGCGACCGTGCGTGAAGAGGGCGTTGGCGAGGTTGCTCAGGAGCAGGCGCTCGTGAGCGGGACCGCCACCGAGGCGGGGGCCCTTGGTGGGCTTCGGCATGTCAGTTCTCCAGTGGTGAAAGTGGTGCGCGCGGTGTCAGCGCGCTTGCGCGTGAGCGCGAGATCAGTTGTTGGACTCGTCCTCGTCGTACCCGCTGTAGAAGTGGGCGCCGTCGAATCCGGGGACGGTGTCCTTGAGGGACAGGCCGAGCTCGGTGAGCTTGTCCTTGACCTCGTCCACCGACTTCTGACCGAAGTTGCGGATGTTCATGAGCTGCGTCTCCGACAGGGCGACGAGCTCGGACACCGTGTTGATGCCCTCGCGCTTCAGGCAGTTGTAGCTGCGGACCGACAGGTCGAGGTCCTCGATCGGCGTCTGCAGCTCGTTCGACAGGACAGCGTCGACCGGCGCGGGGCCGATCTCGATGCCCTCTGCGGCCGTGTTGAGCTCGCGAGCGAGCCCGAACAGCTCGACCAGCGTGCGACCGGCCGACGCGATGGCGTCGCGCGGCGTGATCGCCGGCTTCGACTCGACGTCGACGACCAGGCGGTCGAAGTCCGTGCGCTCACCGGCACGCGTCGCCTCGACGCGGTAGGTGACCTTGAGGACCGGCGAGTAGATCGAGTCGATCGGGATCTGACCGGCCTCGGAGAACTCGGAACGGTTCTGCGTGGCCGAGACGTAGCCGCGGCCACGCTCGATCGTGAGCTCGAGCTCGAACCGCGCGGTGTCGTTCAGGGTCGCGATGACGAGTTCCGGGTTGTGGATCTCGACGCCGGCCGGAGCGGAGATGTCCGCTGCGGTGACCTGACCGGCACCCTGCTTGCGCAGGTACGCGGTGATCGGCTCGTCGTGCTCGCTGGAGACGACGAGGCTCTTGATGTTGAGGATGATCTCGGTGACGTCTTCCTTCACACCGGGAACGGTGCTGAATTCGTGGAGGACACCGTCGATGCGGATGCTGGTGACAGCCGCGCCGGGGATCGAGGAGAGGAGCGTGCGGCGCAGCGAGTTGCCGAGGGTGTAACCGAAGCCCGGCTCGAGCGGCTCGATGACGAAGCGCGAGCGGTGCTCGGAGATCGACTCCTCGGTCAGGGTGGGGCGCTGTGCAATGAGCACTGTGGGATTCCTTTCGGCGAAGTGTCCGCTATATGACACTTGGCGGTACGACGGGGCCGCGTGGGCCCCGACGGGTCTGTTGAGTTGTGATCACGCGCACCGATGTGCGCGATCGAACGACCAGGAATGGCCGCGGGCCCTGCCCGACCCCGTCAGGGGACGAGCAGGGCGCGGCCGGTTGCTCCTCGCGTCAGACGCGACGACGCTTCGGCGGGCGGCAACCGTTGTGCGCCTGCGGAGTGACGTCGTTGATCGAGCCGACCTCGAGGCCAGCGGCCTGGAGCGAACGGATCGCGGTCTCGCGGCCCGAACCCGGACCCTTCACGAAGACGTCGACCTTCTTGACGCCGTGCTCCTGCGCCTGACGCGCAGCGGACTCGGCAGCGAGCTGCGCCGCGAACGGCGTCGACTTGCGCGAACCCTTGAAGCCGACGGCACCCGAGGACGCCCAGCTGAGGACGGCACCCGACGGGTCGGTGATGCTGACGATCGTGTTGTTGAACGTGCTCTTGATGTGGGCCTGGCCCACTGCGACGTTCTTCTTCTCCTTGCGGCGCGGCTTGCGCGCGGCAGTCTTGGGGGTAGCCATCGGGGTCTCCTATCGAGCCTTCTTCTTGCCTGCCACGGTGCGCTTCGGTCCCTTGCGGGTACGCGCGTTGGTCTTGGTGCGCTGACCGCGCACCGGGAGACCACGACGGTGGCGAAGACCCTCGTAGCTACCGATCTCGACCTTGCGACGGATGTCGGCTGCCACCTCGCGGCGGAGGTCACCCTCCACCTTGAAGTTGCCCTCGATGAAGTCACGGAGGGCGACGAGCTGGTCGTCGGTCAGGTCCTTGACGCGGATGTCACCGGAGATACCGGTCTCGGCGAGTGCCTGGACCGCGCGGGTACGGCCGACGCCGTAGATGTACGTGAGTGCGATCTCCACGCGCTTCTCGCGCGGGATGTCGACGCCTGCTAGACGTGCCATGTGATGGCTGCTCCTGTTGTCGATGGAGGTGTGGAGCAGTACCGGTGCCCGGGCCTCCGACCCGAGGTGTCCCCCGGTCGTCGTGCGACCGGGTTCTGGTACTGCGTTGTCGATCTTCAGTTGTGGGTCGTGCTCGAGCAGCCTGCTGTCCGAGGGACAGCGTCGGCGCCGGCCACGCGCCGGGGACTAGCCCTGGCGCTGCTTGTGACGCGGGTTGCTCTTGCAGATCACCATGACGCGGCCCTTGCGGCGGATCACTCGGCAGTGCTCGCACATGGGCTTGACGCTGGGGTTGACCTTCATTGTTCTTTCCTCGTGCTCGCTGGCTTCGTGCGCGGCAGGATTGCCGAGCCGTTCCTTTCCAGCTCGCGGATCACTTGTAGCGGTAGACGATCCGGCCGCGGGTCAGGTCGTACGGGCTCAGCTCCACGATCACGCGGTCCTCGGGGAGGATACGGATGTAGTGCTGGCGCATCTTCCCGGAGATGTGCGCGAGGACCTTGTGTCCGTTCGTCAGCTCAACGCGGAACATCGCGTTGGGCAGAGCTTCGAGCACCGAGCCTTCGATCTCGATGACGCCGTCTTTCTTGGCCATAGCCTCACTGTCGCTTGGTTGTGGAACAGGTGTGATCCCCGAACCGGTCTGCGGGTCGGTCGCCACACCCGAGAGGGCATGACACACCAAAGATCGATCTTATGTGGTAAACCCGCAATTGCCAAGTGCAGGCACGGCACGCCCCCTCACCTGGGGCTTCCGGTGGCGTGCCTGAGTGTTCCACAGTGGTTTGACGGCGCGCTCCGGGCCGGAGCTTGTGCCCGGACCGTAGCGTTGCTCCGCAGCCACGTCCGCCGCCCACGTACCCTGCGCGGACCACCGAACGGAGACCACGTGCCCGACGCCACACGACGCCCCTTCGCCGCACACGGCAAGCAGGCCCGCCGTCGCGGCTGGACCACGCTCGTCACCGTCGTGGCCTCGGCGCTGGCCGTCGTGCTCGTGAGCGGGACGAGCGTCGCCGCCATCGCCGGCGCCCAACTGGCGACCGCACCGCAGACCGTGCAGCTCAGCACCGACGACCAGAGCACCGCGAAGACCGCCGACATTACGGCGATCAAGGGCGGGGCGAACATCCTGCTCATCGGCAGCGACACCCGCGTCGGACAGTTCGACTCCGACGAGGCCGTCGAGGGCGCCCGCAACGACGTCACGATGCTCATCCACATCTCCGAGGACCACCAGCAGCTCACCGCAGTCAGCTTCCCCCGTGACCTGATGGTGCCGATCCCGGCCTGCACCAACCCCGCGAGCGGGACGACCTACCCGGCCTCGACCTCCGCCATGTTCAACACGGCGCTCGGCAACGGCGGCGTCTCGTGCGTCGTCGACACCGTCGAGAACCTCACCGGCCTGAGCATCCCCTACGCCGGGCTCATCACCTTCGACGGCGTGATCGAGATGTCGAACGCCCTGGGCGGTGTCGACGTCTGCGTCGCGGAGCCCATCGACGACACCTTCACCGGTCTGCACCTCACCGCTGGCTCGCACAACCTCGAGGGCTCCGACGCCCTCGCGTTCCTGCGCACCCGCCACGGCGTCGGCGACGGCAGCGACCTGGCCCGGATCAGCTCGCAGCAGGTGTTCCTGTCGGCGCTGCTCCGCAAGGTCACCTCCGACGGCACCCTGTCGAACCCCATCACGCTCTACAAGCTCGCCGGCGCGGCCCTGTCGAACATGACGCTGTCGGACGGCCTCGCCCAGACCCGCACCCTCGTCGGCCTCGCCTCGGCACTGCGCGGCATGAGCACCGCCAACATGCTCTTCGTGCAGTACCCCGTCGCCGACGACCCCGACGACAGCGCGCGGGTGATCGTCGACCAGGAGACCGCCCACACGCTCAACGTGGCGCTGCAGAACGACGTGAAGTCCTCGCTGAGCGACTCGAGCACCGGGCGCGCGTCCGAGGAGTCGCCGACCGCTGGGGGCACTGCGACGACCGCACCGTCGACCGGCACCACGCCGTCCGACACGTCGTCGTCGCCCGCGTCGAGCGGCGCATCGTCGGGGACGTCGTCCGCACCGAGCTCGTCCGCCACGAGCACGGCGACGTCGACCCCGCTGCCCTCGTCGATCACCGGGCAGAGCGCCTCCGAGCAGACCTGCTCCGTCGGCAACTGACCGCCGGACAGGGCTGACGGCGCGGCGCCCTCCGGGCACTGGGCAGACGCGTCTGCGCGCGGCTGGCGACGAGGCGGGGACGACCCGCGCCTCCTGGCCGTGGCGACCGAAGCGGACTGGAGGCCCGTCCTACGGGATCGGGACGGGCGTCACGCCCAGCGGGGCCAGGCCCGCAGCGCCGCCGTCGGCGGCCGTCAGCACCCACACGCCGTCGGCGTGCACCGCGACGCTGTGCTCCCAGTGCGCGGCGTCCCCACCGTCCATCGTGCGGACGGTCCAGTCGTCGTCGTCCGTCGAGCTGTCGATCGTGCCCGCGGTGACCATCGGCTCGATGGCGACCACCAGGCCGGGCTTCACCGCCGGACCGGCACCGCGGACGCGGTAGTTGAAGACCGGCGGGTCCTCGTGCATGGAGCGACCGATGCCGTGCCCCGTGTAGTCCTCGACGATGCCCCAGGCACCGGTCTCGTCGATGGCGTCCTCGACCGCGGAACCGACCTCGTGCAGGTTCTTCGCGTGGGCGAGCGCCGCGATGCCGTGCCAGAGCGAGCGTTCCGTGGTGTCGCAGAGCGTCTGGCGCGCTGCGGACACCTCGGCGTCGCCACCGGGGACGACGGTGGTGAACGCGCTGTCGCCGTTCCAGCCGTCGACCTCGGCACCGGCGTCCACCGACACGATGTCACCGGGAGCGAGCACGCGGTCACCGGGGATGCCGTGCACGATCTCGTCGTTCACGGACACGCACAGC from Curtobacterium sp. MCJR17_020 includes:
- a CDS encoding ATP-binding cassette domain-containing protein; this encodes MTTTPLAVEATGLVKTFGTNRAVDGVDLRVEAGTVYGVLGPNGAGKTTTISMLATLLKADGGEARIFGHDVRREAQTVRTLIGVTGQYASVDETLSATENLVIFARLLGLSRADAKRKAVELLERFGLTEAASRPLKAFSGGMRRRLDLAASLIAQPPLIFLDEPTTGLDPRTRAQMWDTIRELVATGSTVLLTTQYLDEADQLADRIAVIDHGKVVAEGTSDELKASIGSSSLQLRLTDALRLDAARTIVRNTLGVDAVASPEGSRLTAPMSDPDRVTDLLVSFREAGITLAEMSVQKPTLDEVFLTITGAPATTDDDNDNTDRELAGSIA
- a CDS encoding ABC transporter permease; translation: MTTITTTGTTAPRITPRPGVGATGLGATVRQSLTMAYRGLIKVRRTPEQLFDVTLMPIIFTVMFTYIFGGAIAGDVASYLPIIIPGILVQTNITSSIVTGVQLREDMDKGVFDRFKSLPIARIAPLAGALLADTVRYAIATTITFTVGIIMGLRPAGGFGAVVLAGLLVIVVAWAISWIFAYFGVVARTASSVSGISNMVLFPLTFLSNAFVPADTLPDWLRWFSEVNPISHLITAVRELVNHGTVGVDLWISLLGAAVVVAVFAPLTVRAYMRKA
- a CDS encoding BTAD domain-containing putative transcriptional regulator; the protein is MTVPPRIAVLGPVTVTGSDGRQAPVPGALARAFLTALVLARGHALTTESLIDDLWPDVQPRGARAALQTLVSRLRRSVADGLVVSTSTGYALGGGPEDVDLARAERAVGETEPAAVRAALDLWRGDPGADVDGDLGAALADRAAALRRTLRRALGGALLDEGDADEAAALWAAEAVANPYDEVAVAGSMRALAAAGRTSEAIAAFAAHRDRLADELGADPSADLVRLNAELLRRSGPATGTVRRVGLRAAPNTLVGREADLATVSDLLSAGRLVTILGAGGLGKTRLAQAVAAGLPPTQGVVVFELAPLATADDIVPALGALLGIAEFRSTRSLRDAVAADLRTRVVRALADGPTVLVLDNCEHLVAEVAAFAADLLATVPALRILTTSRAPLAIAGEVVAPLAPLPVEADGAAVRLFTERARAARPGAVLPVDAVRRICTRLDGSPLAIELAAARIRGMSADEIERRLDDRFALLRGGDRSAPERHRTLLAVIEWSWRLLDDGAQDLLTRLALFPDGLAVDAVEAVAAPDRRVDALDDLAELVEQSLVQLVEHEGEPVRYRLLETVREFGAARLGDRGATEAVRAAMIGWGRGFAAERNLLTITGSAQLERFREVARESDNLVTLLRWSLAADDTAAVAHLFAALGGYWSLRGAHGEVVALGPEVVPVLRRTGPAAEDRAATVLGLVVTGGSSAFSDKRTAALAVSTLRRVMRDGTTGFAVLDAQAALLLTLGRPADGYALLARYRDDPEPGVACLANMLSAPLAENDGESAVALRYATRAETLSRSSDDAWTTGSIAVTMTQLLAQTGRHADALRSAEVAREQLERFGADDDLYEIGWTVGLCAASTGDVVRARQVADDLQHRPVEARGGFDEDRVQIGVLAMAIGAECSRWEGALDDAAAEYARAWDSVLPLRKQTPHWTLMAGSARIAARDEAAVRRSDGAAPGLPVDDVAVARRLRVGALVMLRVHPWWLDLPVIGTALLGLALAAARDGQPEHAARCWGLATRLGSRQDFGVLAHTRMRSVLADALGDAVLADAETASAGSNRAEAVSQARLLLEELRFRVR
- a CDS encoding aromatic acid exporter family protein, whose protein sequence is MEFQHIAGVGRRAWRWSRTSGTQPRLLHAAKAAGAAALAWFIARHVPGVASDYPYYAPLGAIVAMQTTVYAGLRNGIQTLVGILLGIAVAGFTMIVGDPGILAVALAVGIGVLVGGFRVLGEGSTWVSTAALFVLLVGGANAEGYSFGYLVQMGVGVVVGLLVNFLVFPPLHFWDAERRIDEVNAVLADHLEGLAHVLESGKRDEDAWNRQQDKLDRAIADVRARVSVAHESRKINPRGALRGSRARLQQDGARFRALERVAWYTTDLTELVARSGPVSANLGRPDPAFTEPLTEAIRQLAGVIRGESPEDEGDKAIERLEQALDASRENPSHVAVTASALVALRGIVESERRATDNLDTRTGPSAFHRPRG
- the rplQ gene encoding 50S ribosomal protein L17, which translates into the protein MPKPTKGPRLGGGPAHERLLLSNLANALFTHGRITTTETKAKRLRPVAERLITFAKRGDLHARRRVIATLRDKSVVHTLFTEIAPQVEDRQGGYTRITKLGFRKGDNAPLASIELVLEPVSGTPAPVKRTAAPAAAAPVEEAAADETTEEAPVETVPVEDSETTEESAPVESETETEAAAEVEADAAEKSDDSK
- a CDS encoding DNA-directed RNA polymerase subunit alpha; the protein is MLIAQRPTLTEESISEHRSRFVIEPLEPGFGYTLGNSLRRTLLSSIPGAAVTSIRIDGVLHEFSTVPGVKEDVTEIILNIKSLVVSSEHDEPITAYLRKQGAGQVTAADISAPAGVEIHNPELVIATLNDTARFELELTIERGRGYVSATQNRSEFSEAGQIPIDSIYSPVLKVTYRVEATRAGERTDFDRLVVDVESKPAITPRDAIASAGRTLVELFGLARELNTAAEGIEIGPAPVDAVLSNELQTPIEDLDLSVRSYNCLKREGINTVSELVALSETQLMNIRNFGQKSVDEVKDKLTELGLSLKDTVPGFDGAHFYSGYDEDESNN
- the rpsK gene encoding 30S ribosomal protein S11, which gives rise to MATPKTAARKPRRKEKKNVAVGQAHIKSTFNNTIVSITDPSGAVLSWASSGAVGFKGSRKSTPFAAQLAAESAARQAQEHGVKKVDVFVKGPGSGRETAIRSLQAAGLEVGSINDVTPQAHNGCRPPKRRRV
- the rpsM gene encoding 30S ribosomal protein S13, yielding MARLAGVDIPREKRVEIALTYIYGVGRTRAVQALAETGISGDIRVKDLTDDQLVALRDFIEGNFKVEGDLRREVAADIRRKVEIGSYEGLRHRRGLPVRGQRTKTNARTRKGPKRTVAGKKKAR
- the rpmJ gene encoding 50S ribosomal protein L36 translates to MKVNPSVKPMCEHCRVIRRKGRVMVICKSNPRHKQRQG
- the infA gene encoding translation initiation factor IF-1, whose amino-acid sequence is MAKKDGVIEIEGSVLEALPNAMFRVELTNGHKVLAHISGKMRQHYIRILPEDRVIVELSPYDLTRGRIVYRYK
- a CDS encoding LCP family protein, whose product is MPDATRRPFAAHGKQARRRGWTTLVTVVASALAVVLVSGTSVAAIAGAQLATAPQTVQLSTDDQSTAKTADITAIKGGANILLIGSDTRVGQFDSDEAVEGARNDVTMLIHISEDHQQLTAVSFPRDLMVPIPACTNPASGTTYPASTSAMFNTALGNGGVSCVVDTVENLTGLSIPYAGLITFDGVIEMSNALGGVDVCVAEPIDDTFTGLHLTAGSHNLEGSDALAFLRTRHGVGDGSDLARISSQQVFLSALLRKVTSDGTLSNPITLYKLAGAALSNMTLSDGLAQTRTLVGLASALRGMSTANMLFVQYPVADDPDDSARVIVDQETAHTLNVALQNDVKSSLSDSSTGRASEESPTAGGTATTAPSTGTTPSDTSSSPASSGASSGTSSAPSSSATSTATSTPLPSSITGQSASEQTCSVGN